The genomic region GCATAATTAAACGTAAGATAGAGAAAAGCCAAAAACTTGCTGATTTTGACCACTCATGCCTGCTCCTTTACGTATCGTTTTGACAGAGTCAGAAGACCGGACGTTGAGTGAACTTCGGGTTGCCAAAACCGTTGCTCAACGTACCCGAGATCGAGCACAAATGCTTCGACTCAATGCTCAAGGATGGGTAGTGCCAGCGATTGCCGAAATTTTTGAGTGCCAAGAGCAGACAGTGCGCGAAACCATCCGCCGTTGGCAGCAGCAAGGGTTAGGTGGATTATGGGATGCTAGTGGACGAGGAGCTAAAGCCAAATGGCAAGAAGCAGACATGGCCTACCTAGAACAATGCCTAGAGCAAGAAGCCAGAACCTATATAGTCAACAGCTAGCCCAGAAGCTAGAGCAAGAACGACAGGTAAACCTAAGTGCTGACCGGATTCGCCGCATTCTAAAAAAAAGGGCTTTAGTTGGAAGCGGACTCGACACTCGCAACGGGGCAGACAAGATCCTGAGTACAAAGCACTCAAAGCAAGCCGACTTAGACACACTCCAACTAGCTGCCTGTGAAGGGTACATTGACCTGAAGTATCTTGACGAATCGGGATGTTGTCTGGAAAGTCCAGTCAGTTATAGTTACTCTCGCATTGGAGAGCAGAAACACCGAAGAGCAGGTCAAATCCTATGGAGACCGCATTAGTATTCTAGGGATATGGCAACCAGAGCAGTCGTTTGACTATGCTCTGGTACAAGGCAGTTTCCACAAGGAACGCTATGTTAAAGTGATGAACGCTCCTTGCCCAAAAGAGTGAGCAGACATTGCTACAAACCGGACGGCTCACAGTCGTGGTGCAAGATAATGGTTCGGCTCATACCAGTCATCTTGCCCGTGAGCACTGGCAGCAGTGGCAGTCGAAAGGGCTATATCTCTTTTTCCCCCCAATACAGTTCACATATGAATCTGATTGAAGCGCAGTGGCATCAACTCAAAACCCATGAAATAGCCGGAAGGATTTTTGATAACGAGTATGATTTAGCGAATGCCATGATTGAGGGCATGGAGAATCGAAGTCAACAAGGGGATGGACACTGGAACGTTTTATGTTTAAATCTGCCTAGCTACTTACCACAGTCTTTGGCTTACCTCATTAGATAGAAAACAGCTTTTGATACTAAATGCTAAGTATATAAGTATATTCAATTCCTTTAATAAGCATCGCTCGCGTTTGTGTAAATCTGTATTATTTCTAAAGATTTACTGTCAAAAATTAAGCGTTCGAGCGGTTGAAAAAGATCGAAAATCAAAGCTGCTATGGCTTTGCATCTGTGAAAAAATAGCTCTAGCTAGTCCTTCAGTATCCATTTTGGCAAAAATATTAACTTATGTATATAATCAAAATCTATTTACGCAATTAACAAACAAAATTTGAAGCATAGGAAGTGTGAGATATGGAAACTCTAGCTATTTGTATCGGCTTGGGGATTATGGCGATCGCAATTACCGTAGCTGTAATGTGGACAGTTGAAAAGCGATCGGCATTGAACAAACTTAAACTCAGGCAGCCCAAACATTGCTAACATAGTAGGCTGACCTCTTTTAAATAGAACTCGCGATCGCGATCGGCAAAAGTTTGCGATCGAAACTGCGCGATTCTCTACGAGAATGGTGTAGTATTAAGTATGCGATCTAAAGCCTATTTTGGTTGTTAAATAGCTGGCTGGAAAAAGCCGTCGTGTATTTTTAATATCGAAAATATACTGACAACAGCACCGATCGCCTTTAAATACAGATAAAACAGAATTAAAATCTAGTTTGAGACTAACCGATATGAGTTCTGACGACCTCAATAAATCTCTTGCAGAATCAACTAGAGCATTGGCAAAAGCTTTTATCGTTTGGGGTTTAGAAAGCATGGATCGAGTGCAGGAGTTTAGCCACCAAGCCCAGGAATACATGCAAGAGTTGGTGACTGAAGCCAAAAAAGAGCAGACTGCTGGCAAGACTAACAAAAGTAGCGACGAGGAGCCTCATTACAAACAGGCAGAAGCACCAGCCGAGGCAGGGAGCGGAGAGCTGGGGAAAGATAGCTGAGGGAGCTGAGGGGGCTGAGGGAGCTGAGGGAGAAAAACCACGCGCCACTAGCCACTCACTACACCCTGCTCCCTAAACAAAAGAACAGGCGATGCGAAAACCGATACCGCTACCACCATTATCTGCTCGATCCCAGTGGCGCTGTGCGGCACGGCAGAGCTTCGGAATACAGTACCAAGCACCGCCTCGTAGTAGTCTCTGGCTGTTATCTCCCCCAAACTCCCAAACGCTCCCATCGGTAGGAGCGCCTTTGTAGTTGGAGTGCCAAGGATCGGCGCACCATTCCCAGACATTACCGTGCAAATCATATAATCCAAAGGCATTCGCTACCCCAAAGCTACCTACAGGAGTTGTTTGCTGTCGATAAGTCCCTCGGATTCCAGAGCGGTAAGTATAGTTGCCGTCGTAGTTAGCAACATCAGAAACGATCGTATCGCCAAAGTGAAATGGCTTTGTTGCCTGTGCTTTAGAGATTTCTCGATCTTCAGTGTATTTAAACGCTGCCTGACTCAGATCGAATTTAGTCGAGGCGATCGCCCGACAAGCATACTCCCACTCGGCTTCGCTGGGTAACCGATAGTCGCGTCCAGTTTTGCGGCTGAGTCTGGCACAAAATTCAACTGCCTCGTACCAAGTGACTTGTTCTACGGGTAAATCTTCGCCTTTAAAATGAGCAGGATCGGGATTGAGCGATCGTTCGACTTTAGGTAGAGCCGCGACTGCTTGCCACTGAGCTTGAGTGACTGGATATTTTCCCAGCCAAAACGATTTGACAGTGACTTGGTGCTGCGGTCCTTCATTAGCTTCCCGTCCCTCTTCATTCGGAGGCGAACCCATCCAAAACGTACCAGATGAGATCGAAACAATTTCCAATTCGATTCCATCGCCCAAGTCCTCGCTCCAGTGTTGGGTAGAACTACTGTGGCAATCAATTTGTTTGCCGCGCTCGTCTAAGGTTAGGACAGAGAAAGAAAATTCCGATCTGCTAGTAGGTATGCTCTCCAGCAGTAATGATGGTACTCGCTCTAACTCTACTTGTAGTTGCGATCGCTCTCGATCGACTTGAGACAATTTACTTTGCAAGCGCGATCGCTCTTGGAGCGATTGTTCTAGCTGAAACTGAAGATGAGATTCTTTTTGTCTAGCTTGTTTGATTTGCAGTTGCAACTGATGCATTTGTTCTTTTTGCAACTTAGTTGCCATCCACTGTTTCCGCGCCCACTCTAGTTTGACTTTCTCTTGCTCGATCCAATCTGGCAGTAAGCTAACTAAAAATGGGTAAGGCTTGAGTTGCCAATGGCAGACAGGGCAAGTTTCAATCTCGCCTTCAATGTATTCCGTCTGGCAAACAGGACATTTAGCCATAGGAGGGGCTAGGGGCTAGGGGCTAGGGGCTAGGGTTTTATGAGACAAGGGAGACAAGGGAGACAAGGAAGCAGGGGGAGCAACCACCAACCACCAACTACCCATTACCACTGATAACTGATAACTGATAACTAGTCACTGATAACTAGTCACTGGTCACTGATAACCGATCGCTAATTCAGACAGTTGCTAACACGGGTGAGAAATCTGGAATGTCATTGCTCGTGTTGGAGTTAGAAAACTTAGCGGTGGAGATTTTGGCGATCGGATCGTCTTCCGCATCGAATAGCGGGCGCAAAGCATTCAACTCGGCAAGGAGGGCAGAACCGTTGCTGATAATGACTGAAAGAACTGGGTTTAAGGCGAAGAAAATACCTGCAAGTACAACTCCAATGTTGGGAATGGCAACTAAAGCTGTATTTTGGTAGACGATATCCATTGACCTTTTGGCAATTTCAATCGCTTTTGTCAGTCCTCGCAAGTCGTCGTCTAGCAGCAACACATCGGCTGTTTCCCGGGCAATGTCACTTCCAGAGGCAATCGAAATCGAAACATCGGCATAGGCAAGCGCCGCAGCATCGTTAATGCCCTCGCCTACAAATGCCACCGTGCATCCATTATCGCGCAGTTGGCGAACGATCTCAACTTTTTGGAGGGGCGAACAGGAACTATAGGTATTGTCAGGCTCTATGCCTAATTTTTCAGCGACTTCATTCGCAACGCGCTGCCGATCGCCGCTGAGTGTATAAATATCTAAACGTTGAGCTTTGAGAGCGGCAACGGCGCTATGGCTTTCTGGACGCACGGGATCGTTATATAAAATTGCCCCCAGCAGTTCGCTATCTTGCGCCACGTAGACGAGGGAGTGGTTGCCGGACGTGATGTCAGGATACCGAGCGTGAAATGCATTCAACTCAATGCCCTCTTGCCGCATCAGGCGATCGCTACCGACTAGCACTCTTTGTCCGGCAATTTGGGCAACAATACCTAAGCCAATTTGATAATCCCAAACCTCGCACTTTTGCCGTTCGATGCCGTTAGCTTCGGCGTAGCGGACGATCGCGTCGGCAACGGGATGGGTGTTGGTTTGCTCGGCGGAAGCGGCGACTGTCAGAACTCGATCTGCGTCAATGCGATCGC from Chroococcidiopsis sp. SAG 2025 harbors:
- a CDS encoding formylglycine-generating enzyme family protein codes for the protein MAKCPVCQTEYIEGEIETCPVCHWQLKPYPFLVSLLPDWIEQEKVKLEWARKQWMATKLQKEQMHQLQLQIKQARQKESHLQFQLEQSLQERSRLQSKLSQVDRERSQLQVELERVPSLLLESIPTSRSEFSFSVLTLDERGKQIDCHSSSTQHWSEDLGDGIELEIVSISSGTFWMGSPPNEEGREANEGPQHQVTVKSFWLGKYPVTQAQWQAVAALPKVERSLNPDPAHFKGEDLPVEQVTWYEAVEFCARLSRKTGRDYRLPSEAEWEYACRAIASTKFDLSQAAFKYTEDREISKAQATKPFHFGDTIVSDVANYDGNYTYRSGIRGTYRQQTTPVGSFGVANAFGLYDLHGNVWEWCADPWHSNYKGAPTDGSVWEFGGDNSQRLLRGGAWYCIPKLCRAAQRHWDRADNGGSGIGFRIACSFV